Proteins found in one Macadamia integrifolia cultivar HAES 741 unplaced genomic scaffold, SCU_Mint_v3 scaffold151, whole genome shotgun sequence genomic segment:
- the LOC122064005 gene encoding protein PIGMENT DEFECTIVE 338, chloroplastic-like yields MPGLHHPCSCKPLNFLNLSCLLNFTVPFKIIQKSTTISSSSRCPVSINTPNFFPVSMTGTRESSVFSTDSLIWRRTQVPFCSSNDDYTEFGGTRVWNKPENERLQEMEGIELLGKPSPLPVNGGSVTEVESESPKLDTDDALAPFLKFFTDRDSGEEAKEDSESEVNIGEELESQSQKVRVNYYEPKPGDLVVGVVVSGNENKLDVNIGADLLGTMLTKEVLPLYDQEFPYLLCDMRQDAEEFMVSGKMGIVWDEDAVSGDPVPGRPVVEVGTVLFAEVLGRTLSGRPLLSTRRLFRRVAWHRVRQIKHFNEPIEVRITEWNTGGLLARIEGLRAFLPKGELMGRVNTFTDLKENVGRRMFVLFSRIDEPNNDLIISEKEAWALRHLQDGTLLDGTVKKIFPYGAQIRIGETNRSGLLHISRITHGRIGSVGDFLTVGENVKVLVVKSMFSDKISLSIANLESEPGLFLSNKERVFSEAEEMAKKYRQKLPVVSATRKLDDLPTDVLPFDDEARLYSNWKWFKFGQDNASN; encoded by the exons ATGCCAGGCCTTCATCATCCCTGTAGCTGTAAGCCCCTTAATTTCTTGAACTTATCCTGTCTACTGAACTTCACTGTTCCCTTCAAAATCATTCAGAAGAGTACTACAATTTCAAGCAGCTCTAGATGTCCCGTTTCAATAAACACCCCAAACTTCTTTCCTGTTTCCATGACCGGGACTCGGGAGAGTTCAGTTTTCTCCACGGATTCTCTGATTTGGAGAAGAACCCAGGTTCCCTTTTGCTCCTCCAATGATGATTATACGGAATTCGGGGGTACCCGTGTCTGGAACAAACCTGAAAATGAGAGATTACAGGAAATGGAAGGGATTGAATTGCTGGGAAAGCCTTCGCCGTTACCAGTAAACGGTGGTTCTGTAACAGAGGTGGAATCCGAGTCTCCAAAGCTTGATACAGATGATGCCTTGGCTCCTTTCCTGAAATTCTTTACGGATAGAGATTCTGGTGAAGAAGCGAAGGAGGATAGTGAATCAGAAGTGAATATAGGGGAGGAGTTGGAGTCGCAGTCGCAGAAGGTCCGTGTCAACTATTACGAGCCAAAACCTGGTGATTTGGTGGTGGGTGTTGTTGTGTCGGGCAATGAGAATAAGCTCGATGTAAACATCGGTGCTGATCTTTTGGGGACAATGCtgactaaggaagtgctccctCTCTATGATCAAGAGTTTCCTTATCTTTTGTGTGATATGAGACAGGATGCCGAGGAGTTTATGGTTTCCGGGAAGATGGGTATTGTGTGGGATGAGGATGCAGTGAGTGGGGATCCCGTGCCAGGGAGGCCGGTTGTTGAAGTAGGGACAGTGCTTTTCGCTGAGGTCCTCGGGCGAACACTTAGTGGACGGCCTTTGCTCTCCACAAGGCGTCTCTTTCGGCGGGTTGCATGGCATCGAGTGAGGCAG ATAAAACATTTCAATGAACCTATTGAGGTTAGAATTACGGAATGGAATACGGGTGGCCTTCTTGCAAGAATTGAG GGTTTGCGAGCATTCCTTCCAAAAGGTGAGTTGATGGGTAGAGTTAACACCTTCACAGATTTGAAAGAAAAT GTGGGGCGCCGGATGTTTGTGTTGTTTTCTAGAATAGATGAACCTAATAATGACTTAATAATCAGTGAGAAAGAAGCTTGG GCATTGCGACACCTTCAAGATGGAACACTTCTAGATGGGACTGTTAAGAAAATTTTTCCATATGGGGCACAAATAAGGATAGGTGAGACCAATAGAAG TGGGTTGCTGCATATCTCAAGAATAACGCATGGCCGAATCGGTTCTGTCGGTGACTTTCTAACAGTGGGTGAAAATGTGAAAGTTCTAGTGGTGAAATCGATGTTTTCTGATAAAATATCACTAAG TATAGCAAATCTTGAGAGTGAGCCTGGCCTATTCCTATCAAATAAAGAG AGAGTATTTTCTGAGGCTGAAGAGATGGCTAAAAAGTACAGGCAAAAGCTCCCAGTTGTTTCTGCAACTCGTAAGCTAGATGACCTTCCGACTGATGTTCTTCCATTTGATGACGAAGCAAGATTATATTCAAACTGGAAATGGTTCAAATTCGGACAAGACAATGCTTCGAACTGA
- the LOC122064063 gene encoding LRR receptor-like serine/threonine-protein kinase RGI5, with product MEDKTHIISCWCYVLCFLLTFSPTLVSSLSPDGQALLSLLTSADVSSTSSSSILSSWNPSQATPCTWQGVTCSPQNRVISVSVPNTFLNLSSLPSVLSTLSSLQLLNLSTTNISGPIPPSFGLLAHLRLLDLSSNSLSGPIPPELGMLTSLQFLFLNSNRLSGRIPQQLANLSSLQVFCIQDNLLNGSLPSQLGSLVSLQEFRVGGNPYLTGEIPPQLGLLINLTTFGAAATSLSGVIPPTFGNLINLQTLALYDTEIFGSIPPELGLCSELRNLYLHMNKLTGSIPPQLGKLQKLTSLLLWGNSITGPIPSELSNCSSLVVLDASANDISGEIPADFGNLVILEQLHLSDNSLTGPIPWQLSNCTSLTALQLDKNQLSGPIPLQVGNLKFLQSLFLWGNLVSGNIPSSFGNCTELYALDLSRNKLTGSIPEEIFGLKKLSKLLLLGNSLSGGLPRSIPECQSLVRLRLGENQLSGQIPKEIGDLQNLVFLDLYTNHFSGDLPIEIANITVLELLDVHNNHITGEIPSQLGELVNLEQLDLSRNSFTGEMPGSFGNFSYLNKLILNNNLLTGSIPKSIQNLQKLTLLDLSFNSFSGPIPPEIGFVTSLTISLDLSSNRFTGKIPEEMSRLTQLQSLDLSNNMFYGGIEVLGHLTSLTSLNISFNNFSGPIPVTPFFRTLSSNSYIQNPKLCESFDGSTCSSRMLQRSGLKSAKTAAVISVTLASVTVAILASWLLLSRNWKFMSDKSSGSSASSSGAEDFSYPWTFIPFQKLNFTIENILECLKDENVIGKGCSGIVYRAEMPSGELIAVKKLWKTKKEEEAVDSFAAEIQILGHIRHRNIVKLLGYCSNKSVKLLLYNYIPTGNLQQLLQGNRNLDWETRYKIAVGSAQGLAYLHHDCVPAILHRDVKCNNILLDSKFEAYLADFGLAKLMSAPNYQHAMSRVAGSYGYIAPEYGYTMNITEKSDVYSYGVVLLEILSGRSAVQPQIGDGLHIVEWVKKKMGSFEPAITILDSKLQGLPDQMVQEMLQTLGIAMFCVNASPSERPTMKEVVALLMEVKSPPEEWGKTSQPLIKQPSIPS from the exons ATGGAGGATAAGACCCATATCATCAGCTGCTGGTGCTACGTGCTCTGTTTTCTCCTAACCTTTTCACCTACACTAGTCTCTTCCCTGTCTCCAGATGGGCAGgcccttctctcccttcttaCATCTGCAGATGTTTCTTCaacatcttcttcatccattctttcttcttggaACCCCTCACAAGCCACACCCTGTACATGGCAGGGCGTGACATGTTCTCCACAGAATAGAGTCATCTCGGTCTCTGTCCCAAACACATTCCTTAACCTTTCTTCACTCCCTTCAGTGCTCTCTACGCTCTCATCTCTTCAGCTTCTCAATCTCTCTACCACCAATATATCTGGTCCCATTCCTCCCTCCTTTGGTCTCCTCGCCCACCTGCGCCTTCTTGACCTCTCCTCTAATTCTCTCTCGGGCCCCATTCCACCGGAGCTCGGCATGCTTACGTCGCTTCAGTTCCTCTTTTTGAATTCAAATCGTCTCTCGGGTCGCATTCCTCAGCAACTCGCTAACCTCTCGTCCCTGCAAGTCTTCTGTATCCAAGACAATCTCTTGAACGGTTCCCTACCTTCGCAACTGGGCTCATTGGTCTCCCTTCAAGAGTTTCGTGTAGGAGGAAACCCATACCTGACAGGCGAAATACCTCCTCAGTTGGGATTACTCATCAATCTCACCACATTCGGCGCTGCTGCGACTTCGCTCTCTGGTGTGATACCCCCAACGTTTGGGAACTTGATCAATCTTCAGACATTGGCGCTTTATGATACCGAGATATTTGGTTCGATTCCGCCTGAACTGGGCTTGTGTTCAGAGCTCAGAAATTTGTATCTGCACATGAACAAGCTCACTGGTTCAATCCCACCTCAACTGGGCAAGTTGCAGAAGCTTACAAGCTTGCTTCTTTGGGGAAATTCTATCACTGGACCAATCCCATCTGAGCTCTCCAACTGTTCATCTCTAGTAGTCCTTGACGCTTCTGCAAACGATATTTCTGGTGAAATCCCAGCTGATTTCGGGAATCTTGTGATTCTTGAACAGCTTCATCTATCAGATAATTCACTCACGGGTCCAATTCCGTGGCAGTTGAGCAACTGTACCAGTCTAACTGCTCTTCAGCTTGATAAGAACCAGTTATCAGGGCCTATTCCATTGCAGGTTggtaatttgaaatttttgcaGAGTTTATTCTTGTGGGGTAATTTGGTTTCTGGAAATAtcccttcttcttttggaaATTGCACTGAGCTTTATGCTCTTGATCTTTCGAGGAACAAACTCACTGGGTCAATCCCAGAAGAGATTTTTGGTTTGAAGAAGCTGAGCAAGCTTCTGCTTCTGGGGAATTCGTTATCAGGTGGGTTGCCTCGAAGCATTCCTGAATGCCAGTCTCTTGTGAGGTTGAGGCTTGGGGAGAACCAGCTCTCAGGTCAGATTCCTAAGGAAATAGGTGATTTGCAGAATCTTGTCTTCCTTGACTTGTACACCAATCACTTCTCCGGTGACCTTCCTATTGAGATTGCCAATATCACAGTTCTTGAGCTATTGGATGTGCACAACAACCACATAACTGGAGAAATCCCATCTCAGTTGGGAGAACTTGTAAATTTGGAGCAGCTTGATCTTAGCAGGAACAGTTTCACAGGTGAAATGCCTGGGAGCTTTGGAAATTTCAGTTACTTGAACAAGCTTATTCTCAACAATAACTTGCTCACTGGGTCGATTCCCAAGTCTATTCAGAACTTACAGAAATTAACGCTACTCGATTTGAGCTTCAACAGCTTCTCGGGTCCAATACCCCCGGAAATTGGTTTTGTGACAAGCTTGACAATTAGTTTGGACTTGAGCTCCAACAGGTTCACAGGAAAAATCCCTGAAGAGATGTCGCGTTTAACTCAGTTGCAGTCACTTGATCTGTCCAATAACATGTTCTATGGAGGAATTGAAGTTTTGGGTCACCTAACCAGTCTCACTTCTCTGAATATTTCCTTCAACAATTTCTCGGGTCCTATCCCTGTAACTCCATTCTTCAGGACTCTATCTTCAAATTCGTACATCCAAAATCCAAAGCTCTGTGAATCCTTTGATGGGTCTACTTGTTCCTCGAGGATGCTTCAACGAAGTGGTCTAAAATCTGCCAAAACTGCAGCTGTAATTTCTGTGACTCTTGCATCGGTAACAGTGGCTATTCTTGCATCTTGGCTTCTTTTATCCCGAAATTGGAAGTTCATGTCTGATAAGTCCTCAGGTTCATCAGCCTCTTCATCGGGTGCTGAAGATTTCTCATATCCATGGACTTTTATCCCATTTCAGAAGCTTAATTTCACTATTGAGAACATTCTTGAGTGTCTGAAAGATGAGAATGTGATTGGGAAAGGTTGTTCGGGGATTGTTTATAGAGCTGAGATGCCCAGTGGAGAATTAATAGCTGTGAAGAAGCTTTGGaagacaaagaaggaagaagaagctgTGGATTCTTTTGCTGCAGAAATTCAAATTCTTGGACACATTCGCCATCGAAACATCGTCAAGCTTCTTGGTTACTGTTCAAATAAATCTGTTAAGCTCTTGCTTTATAACTACATCCCTACTGGGAACCTGCAACAGCTGTTACAGGGGAACAGGAACTTGGATTGGGAAACCAGGTATAAGATTGCTGTAGGATCTGCTCAGGGTCTTGCCTATCTTCATCATGATTGTGTACCGGCGATTCTTCACAGGGACGTCAAGTGCAATAATATACTTTTGGATTCCAAGTTTGAGGCTTATCTGGCAGATTTTGGACTGGCCAAGCTGATGAGCGCTCCCAATTATCAACATGCAATGTCAAGAGTTGCAGGATCTTATGGATATATTGCACCAG AGTATGGCTACACCATGAACATAACAGAGAAGAGTGATGTCTACAGCTATGGGGTGGTCTTACTAGAGATCCTTAGTGGCCGTAGTGCGGTACAGCCCCAGATTGGTGATGGGCTCCATATAGTAGAgtgggtgaagaagaaaatggggagcTTTGAGCCAGCTATAACCATCTTGGATTCAAAGCTCCAGGGATTGCCTGATCAGATGGTGCAGGAGATGCTGCAAACACTAGGGATTGCAATGTTCTGTGTGAACGCATCACCATCAGAGCGACCCACCATGAAGGAAGTGGTGGCATTGTTGATGGAGGTGAAGAGCCCACCTGAAGAATGGGGGAAGACTTCACAACCTCTCATAAAGCAGCCATCAATCCCAAGCTGA